The genomic interval CTTGGGAGGCAGCCGATGAGGCCGGGGTGCATGATCCCGGCGAACTCGACGCCGGGGATGTGCCGCGAGTTGGCGTACACGCCCGAGAAGTTCCAGCAGGCTTTGCGGGCGTCGGGGTAGTGCTCGTCGAGGAAGCCGCCGCCGTTGCTCTTCGCGAAGATGCCGGTGAAGCCCCAGTTGCTCTCGGGCAGGACGCCCACGTCGAGGATGTCGACGACCAGGAGGTCGCCGGGCTCGGCGCCCTCGACGCCGATCGGACCGCTGAGGTAGTGAACCTTCGAGAGGTCGACCGTGTGGATGTCCTGAGCGCTGTCGTCGTCGCGGATCTGCCCGCCGGTCCAGTCGACGCACTCCACGCGGAACTCGTCACCGGGCTTCACGGTGGCGACCATCGGGATGTCCGGATGCCAGCGGTTGTGGAGCACGTCCTGCGATTCCGGGGAGGCGGTGGTGTCGACCTTGATGAGCGTCTTCATGGGCGGGTTGCGGAGAAAGCAGGCGGGCGGGAGGGACGGTTCCGCCGGAGTGATGCGAGCGTCGTGCCAGAAGACGGCGGAGCCCGGAAAAACGTCCATCCGGCCCACAGGAGCGTTTTGCCGTCGCGTCATGCGGCGGAAACGAGGGTTTCCCTTAATCCGCCAGGGAGAGCTCGTTGGAAACGTAAGCGCATCTAAGAGGCTTCGCCCCGGCGGCTGCGCGCTTTGCGCGCGTCGGGCCGCTCCGCACTCTCTACGCGGCAACAGGTACTTTGTGGGGATGAGCATCGCCCAGACCGGTCGGTTTATCCGTTTCGCGAGGGCCCTGCCCGCGCTCGCGTCGGCCGCGCTCGCGGCCGCCGCGGCCGCGGGTCCGGATTCGTGGCCCGAGGCGCGGTCACCCGCACCCGACGCGGGCGGAGCCGCCGCCGTCGTGGTTTGGCTCGATGCCGCGCCGGCCGACGCGGACGCCGCGGCCGACCGGGCCTTGCTCGCCGAGGAGGCACTCGCCTCCCGCCTGGACGCCTTCGCCGCGTTCCGCCTCCCCTGGCCCGCCGGCGGGCTCCAGAACCGGGCGGCGATTTCGCGCCACGCCGCCCTCGCCGACGCCTGGGGCGTACGCCGGCTCCCGGCGTGGGTGCTGATGGATCCGGCCGGCCGCGTCTTCGCTCGCTTCGACGAGGGGACGCCGCTGGCGGCCTCGGCGGAGGATGCCGCGGACCGGCTGGAGGAGGCGATGGCGGCTCTTCGGACCCGCGACGCGCGCCTCGCCGAGGCCGAGGGCGCGGACGGCCTCGCCCGCGCGGCGCTGCTGGACGCGGCGCTCGGAGCCGTCGAGCCCTTCGCCGTGTCGCACCACGCCGCGATCGTCGAGGAGGTGCTGGCGCTCGACGCCGACGACGACGCCGGCCTCCGCACCCGCTGGTGGGCGGCGTGGGCCGAGCCCCGCCTGCAGCAGCGCCTGGAGGAGTCCGTCTTCCCGCTCGTGGAGGAGCGGCGGTTCGGCGGTGCCCGCGCCGCCCTGCTCGCGGTTCGCGACGCCGAGCCGCTGCCCGCGGCGCTCGTCCGGAAGCTCGACGTCTTCGCGGCGCAGCTGCGCTTCAGCGCGGGCGACGCCGACGGCGCGCGGCGGGCGATCGAGCAGGTCCTCGACGCGACGCCGCCCGGCGAGGAAGCCGACGCCTACGCGGAGCTGCTCGCGGGCATGGCGGAGGGCTAGCAGGCCGCTGCAGAACCCCATCGGGGCTGCGAGCGGGCAGAATCGCGTCTCGCTTCGTCGAGCGTAACCCACGTAGTAGACGGCTACGCGGGTCCCGCTCTCCTCGCGAGACACGATTCTGCCGCGCTCTCGCCTGACGCGAGGTTCTGCAGCGGCCTGCTAGCGCACCGTGCGCCGAGGACGAGGCGCCCACCCGGGAGGACGTCCCGGCGTGATCCGGTCGCGGAGCGCCGCGGACCGCCGGCGGAATCGGCGCTTGCCGCCCGCAATCCGCGGTTTCAGCGTTTCGGCGGCTTCTTCGCGGCGTCCTCGGGCAGCTCGTACAGGCCCTGCCCGGCGCGGAGGAGCCGGCCGTCCTCCACGAGGGCGGCCCACACCGGCGGCGGGTAGTCGCGCGGCGGCTGGATGGCGGTGATGCCGCTGCTCTTGCCGTAGGTGGTGTGCTTGCTGCCCAGCCGGCTCTCGTCGTCGAGGCGGGTGGTCTTGAGCTTCTTGCGGAAGGCGCGGAGGGCCTTCTTGAGGTTCTCCTTCTCCAGCGAGTCCTTCCCGCTGGCGGCGGCGCTGGCCTCTCGCACCTCCTTGAGGGTGCGGCCATCGGCCACGGAGGGCAGCCCCGCCCGGGCCGCCCCGCCGCCGGCGGCGGGCCGCGGCGCGGCGCCCGGAATCCCGCGCCCGGGCCCCGCGGCCCCGCCGGCGTCGGCCTGCTTCACCAGCGCCGCGAGCTTCTCCACGTCGCGTGCCTGAACCACCTGCGCCACGCGGGTGGCGTCGACGCCCATCCGCATGAGCGCGGTCTGCGCACGGCCCCACATCAGCGTCGCTTTCTTGCTCTTGGGTTCCTCCACCAGCCAGAGCTCGGCGACGAGGTTCGAGAGGTTGTCGCTGTGGATCGTCTCGGCGTGCGCGTAGTGACGCTGGATCGCTCTGCCGGATGCGTCGGAGTGGTCGGCCATGGGCAGAGATTACGGGGCCGGGGCCGGCAGCCGGCGGCGGCGGGCGGCGTGCGGGGCCCGCGTCCGGAGGCCTCAAGCGGTGGGAGCACCGCCCGACCCGAGGCGCCGGGCCTCCTCCACCGACGGCCGCTTCATCTCCAGGCGGTCGCCACAACGGGTGTACCCGCCGGCCCCGCCCAAGCGCCCCAGCGGCGTGAAGGCGTCGGGGTCGACGCGCCAGCTTTCCGGGTCCACCAGCCCCTCGCGGAAGCTGCCGTGCAGCACCTCGCCGAGGACGAGCCGGTTGCCGCCGATCGCCTCGACCCGGTGCGTGCGGCACGCGAAGCTCGCGGGCGCCTCCGCGATCCGCGGCACGTCGGTGCCGGGGCAGGCCGCGAGGGTGAAGCCCACCGCCTCCGCCTCGCTCTCACCCGGCGGGAACGACGCCGCGCAGCCGTTCATCCGCTCCGCCATCCCCGCGTCCACCGCGTTCACCACGAAGAAGCCGTGCCGCTCGGCGTTGCGGGCGGTGTCTTTCGCGACGCCGCCGTGGTCGTCCTCCGGCCGGTCGCCGACGTTGAGGATCACCAGCCCCGGATCGCTGCCGAAGCAGTTGAAGAAGCTGTACGGGGCGGCGTTCACCACGCCGGCCTCCCCCAGCGAGGTCACCAGGGCGATCGGCCGCGGCACCACGAAGGACGACAGCAGCTTGTACCGCTCTTTGGAGGCGAGCCCGTTGAAGTCGACGTTCATGGCCTGCTCTATAGGCAGCGCCGCCGGACGCCGGCGAAGCCGCGCTCGCCGCGCGGAAGCAGCAGCCGCCTTCTCGATCCGCGAGCGCGGCACCGACCGAACCGGCAGCGGGGATGCGGCGTAAGGTTGTTGCAACTACATTTGTCGCAACCATTCCTTGACCGACCCGAGACGCTCCCATGAGCCTGCCCATCCTCGGCCTGCACCACGTCACCGCCATCGCCGGCAGCCCGCCGGTCAACGACGCGTTCTGGACGGGCGTGCTCGGCATGCGTCGCGTGAAGCAGACCATCAACTTCGACGA from Phycisphaera mikurensis NBRC 102666 carries:
- a CDS encoding flavin reductase family protein is translated as MNVDFNGLASKERYKLLSSFVVPRPIALVTSLGEAGVVNAAPYSFFNCFGSDPGLVILNVGDRPEDDHGGVAKDTARNAERHGFFVVNAVDAGMAERMNGCAASFPPGESEAEAVGFTLAACPGTDVPRIAEAPASFACRTHRVEAIGGNRLVLGEVLHGSFREGLVDPESWRVDPDAFTPLGRLGGAGGYTRCGDRLEMKRPSVEEARRLGSGGAPTA